The proteins below are encoded in one region of Engystomops pustulosus chromosome 8, aEngPut4.maternal, whole genome shotgun sequence:
- the FUS gene encoding RNA-binding protein FUS isoform X2: MATNDYTQQASQGYGAYPSQPAQSYSQQGSQSYSQQGYGSYGQSAGSSSYGQGGGYGSSYGQEQSSGYSSQSAPQGYGAGNYGSSQTSQTPYGGGQQQQPPSSQSSYSSYPQQPPASSNTASYGSNSQSSSTPPSSYQQQGSSYGQQSGGSSYGSQQGGYGGQHQSSYGGQQGSNSSYGGQQQQSSYGQQSGYNAPQGYGQQQSQYSSGSGGYNQDSPSMGGGGGYGSSDQGGYGSGPEGRGRGRGGFGGGRGGGFDRGGRGSRGGRGGGMGGGERGGFSKFGGPREGGPPRHDMPEQDNSDNNTIFVQGLGENVTVESVADYFKQIGIIKTNKKTGQPMINLYTDRETGKLKGEATVSFDDPPSAKAAIDWFDGKEFSGNQIKVSFATRRADFNSRGGGNGRGRGGRGGPVGRGGFGGPSGGGNSRGGGGYPSGGGGQQRAGDWKCPNPTCENMNFSWRNECNQCKAPKPDGPGGPGGAHMGGGGGGFGDDRRGGGRGGFDRGGFRGRGGDRGGFRGGRGGDRGGFGPGKMDSRGDHRQDRRERPY, from the exons ATGGCGACCAACG ATTACACCCAACAAGCGAGCCAAGG GTATGGAGCTTACCCATCCCAGCCCGCACAGAGCTATTCTCAGCAGGGCAGCCAGTCCTACAGCCAGCAGGGTTACGGCAGCTACGGCCAGTCCGCCGGGTCCTCGTCCTATGGTCAGGGGGGAGGATACGGCTCATCCTATGGGCAGGAGCAGAGCT CTGGATACAGCTCCCAGTCAGCACCACAAGGTTATGGGGCCGGTAACTATGGCAGCTCCCAGACCTCGCAGACTCCTTATGGCGGGGGCCAACAGCAGCAGCCGCCGTCATCCCAGTCATCATATTCTAGCTACCCCCAGCAGCCCCCGGCCAGCAGCAATACCGCCAG CTATGGCAGCAACTCCCAgtcctccagcacccccccctcctcctaccaGCAGCAGGGGAGCAGCTACGGGCAGCAGAGCGGGGGCAGCAGCTATGGCAGCCAGCAGGGCGGCTATGGAGGACAGCACCAGTCCAGCTATGGAGggcagcagggaagcaacagcaGCTATggcgggcagcagcagcagagctCCTATGGTCAGCAGTCCGGATACAACGCTCCTCAGGGCTATGGCCAGCAGCAATCTCAGTACAGCAGCGGAT CTGGTGGATACAACCAGGACTCCCCTTCCATGGGCGGAGGTGGAGGCTACGGCAGCTCTGATCAGGGAGGCTATGGTAGCGGACCTGAAGGTAGAGGCCGTGGGCGCGGAGGATTCGGCGGTGGCCGTGGAGGCGGCTTTGACAGAGGCGGTAGAGGAAGCCGTGGTGGAAGAGGAGGCGGCATGGG CGGTGGTGAACGGGGAGGATTCAGTAAATTTGGTG GACCACGTGAAGGCGGACCCCCCAGACACGACATGC CGGAGCAGGATAACTCCGACAACAACACAATCTTTGTGCAAGGTCTCGGTGAGAACGTGACAGTGGAGTCAGTCGCCGACTATTTCAAGCAGATTGGAATAATCAAG ACAAACAAAAAGACAGGGCAGCCCATGATCAACCTGTACACCGACCGTGAGACGGGCAAGCTGAAGGGAGAAGCCACCGTGTCCTTTGACGACCCTCCCTCTGCTAAGGCCGCCATTGACTGGTTTGATG GGAAAGAGTTTTCTGGGAACCAGATTAAGGTTTCCTTTGCCACGCGAAGGGCAGATTTCAACAGCCGAGGAGGTGGAAACGGACGCGGGAGAGGAGGGCGCGGAG GCCCTGTGGGACGTGGAGGATTTGGTGGTCCTAGTGGCGGCGGCAACAGCCGTGGAGGTGGAGGATACCCCAGTGGTggtgggggacagcagagagcgggTGACTGGAAGTGTCCAAACCC GACTTGTGAGAACATGAACTTCTCCTGGAGAAACGAGTGCAATCAGTGCAAGGCTCCAAAGCCCGATGGACCCGGAGGCCCGGGTGGTGCCCACATGG GCGGCGGAGGGGGAGGTTTTGGTGATGACAGGAGGGGCGGAGGCCGTGGTGGTTTTGATCGCGGAGGCTTCAGAGGGAGAGGTGGTGACAGAGGAGGATTCAGGGGCGGCCGAGGGGGAGACCGCGGTGGATTTGGACCAGGCAAAATGGATTCCAG GGGAGATCACAGACAGGACAGACGTGAGCGGCCGTACTAG
- the FUS gene encoding RNA-binding protein FUS isoform X1 — MATNDYTQQASQGYGAYPSQPAQSYSQQGSQSYSQQGYGSYGQSAGSSSYGQGGGYGSSYGQEQSSGYSSQSAPQGYGAGNYGSSQTSQTPYGGGQQQQPPSSQSSYSSYPQQPPASSNTASYGSNSQSSSTPPSSYQQQGSSYGQQSGGSSYGSQQGGYGGQHQSSYGGQQGSNSSYGGQQQQSSYGQQSGYNAPQGYGQQQSQYSSGSGGYNQDSPSMGGGGGYGSSDQGGYGSGPEGRGRGRGGFGGGRGGGFDRGGRGSRGGRGGGMGGGERGGFSKFGGPREGGPPRHDMPEQDNSDNNTIFVQGLGENVTVESVADYFKQIGIIKTNKKTGQPMINLYTDRETGKLKGEATVSFDDPPSAKAAIDWFDGKEFSGNQIKVSFATRRADFNSRGGGNGRGRGGRGGPVGRGGFGGPSGGGNSRGGGGYPSGGGGQQRAGDWKCPNPTCENMNFSWRNECNQCKAPKPDGPGGPGGAHMGGGGGGGFGDDRRGGGRGGFDRGGFRGRGGDRGGFRGGRGGDRGGFGPGKMDSRGDHRQDRRERPY, encoded by the exons ATGGCGACCAACG ATTACACCCAACAAGCGAGCCAAGG GTATGGAGCTTACCCATCCCAGCCCGCACAGAGCTATTCTCAGCAGGGCAGCCAGTCCTACAGCCAGCAGGGTTACGGCAGCTACGGCCAGTCCGCCGGGTCCTCGTCCTATGGTCAGGGGGGAGGATACGGCTCATCCTATGGGCAGGAGCAGAGCT CTGGATACAGCTCCCAGTCAGCACCACAAGGTTATGGGGCCGGTAACTATGGCAGCTCCCAGACCTCGCAGACTCCTTATGGCGGGGGCCAACAGCAGCAGCCGCCGTCATCCCAGTCATCATATTCTAGCTACCCCCAGCAGCCCCCGGCCAGCAGCAATACCGCCAG CTATGGCAGCAACTCCCAgtcctccagcacccccccctcctcctaccaGCAGCAGGGGAGCAGCTACGGGCAGCAGAGCGGGGGCAGCAGCTATGGCAGCCAGCAGGGCGGCTATGGAGGACAGCACCAGTCCAGCTATGGAGggcagcagggaagcaacagcaGCTATggcgggcagcagcagcagagctCCTATGGTCAGCAGTCCGGATACAACGCTCCTCAGGGCTATGGCCAGCAGCAATCTCAGTACAGCAGCGGAT CTGGTGGATACAACCAGGACTCCCCTTCCATGGGCGGAGGTGGAGGCTACGGCAGCTCTGATCAGGGAGGCTATGGTAGCGGACCTGAAGGTAGAGGCCGTGGGCGCGGAGGATTCGGCGGTGGCCGTGGAGGCGGCTTTGACAGAGGCGGTAGAGGAAGCCGTGGTGGAAGAGGAGGCGGCATGGG CGGTGGTGAACGGGGAGGATTCAGTAAATTTGGTG GACCACGTGAAGGCGGACCCCCCAGACACGACATGC CGGAGCAGGATAACTCCGACAACAACACAATCTTTGTGCAAGGTCTCGGTGAGAACGTGACAGTGGAGTCAGTCGCCGACTATTTCAAGCAGATTGGAATAATCAAG ACAAACAAAAAGACAGGGCAGCCCATGATCAACCTGTACACCGACCGTGAGACGGGCAAGCTGAAGGGAGAAGCCACCGTGTCCTTTGACGACCCTCCCTCTGCTAAGGCCGCCATTGACTGGTTTGATG GGAAAGAGTTTTCTGGGAACCAGATTAAGGTTTCCTTTGCCACGCGAAGGGCAGATTTCAACAGCCGAGGAGGTGGAAACGGACGCGGGAGAGGAGGGCGCGGAG GCCCTGTGGGACGTGGAGGATTTGGTGGTCCTAGTGGCGGCGGCAACAGCCGTGGAGGTGGAGGATACCCCAGTGGTggtgggggacagcagagagcgggTGACTGGAAGTGTCCAAACCC GACTTGTGAGAACATGAACTTCTCCTGGAGAAACGAGTGCAATCAGTGCAAGGCTCCAAAGCCCGATGGACCCGGAGGCCCGGGTGGTGCCCACATGG GAGGCGGCGGAGGGGGAGGTTTTGGTGATGACAGGAGGGGCGGAGGCCGTGGTGGTTTTGATCGCGGAGGCTTCAGAGGGAGAGGTGGTGACAGAGGAGGATTCAGGGGCGGCCGAGGGGGAGACCGCGGTGGATTTGGACCAGGCAAAATGGATTCCAG GGGAGATCACAGACAGGACAGACGTGAGCGGCCGTACTAG